A portion of the Algimonas porphyrae genome contains these proteins:
- a CDS encoding phage major tail tube protein — MIELPKVVSDFTAFIDGRGLAGRINEAKIPAIGLVTEEHTAGGMGGTVDIWMGLVEKMETEVTVDGMSAAFTEGLGRSDFPLTLRGVLVNDDVTEQAIFQTRGLYKKAEFGDLKRKDKGSQKLMATLSYFKATIGSVEIVEVDVINKIFIVDGVDRFAEHRAALGL, encoded by the coding sequence ATGATCGAACTCCCAAAAGTCGTCAGCGACTTCACCGCCTTCATTGATGGGCGGGGCCTTGCGGGGCGCATCAATGAAGCGAAGATCCCGGCCATCGGGCTTGTCACCGAAGAGCATACGGCTGGCGGTATGGGTGGCACTGTGGATATCTGGATGGGCCTCGTCGAGAAAATGGAGACCGAGGTGACAGTCGACGGCATGTCGGCCGCCTTCACCGAAGGGTTGGGCCGGTCCGACTTTCCGCTCACGCTACGTGGCGTACTCGTCAATGACGATGTGACAGAGCAGGCCATCTTCCAGACGCGCGGTCTCTATAAGAAGGCCGAGTTCGGCGACCTCAAGCGCAAGGACAAAGGCAGCCAGAAGCTGATGGCGACGTTGAGCTACTTCAAGGCGACGATCGGTTCTGTCGAGATCGTCGAGGTCGATGTCATCAACAAGATTTTCATTGTGGATGGGGTCGACCGTTTTGCCGAGCACCGCGCCGCGCTTGGCCTGTAA
- a CDS encoding phage tail assembly protein: MTKKSISDQMEGDQATDFTGAGPFTITLKYPLSDIEPPLSTLTIRRPRVADQTAAARSAKQTDLQEINLFASLCEISVDLIGELDMADYAQLQDAYAAMTQGNG, translated from the coding sequence ATGACCAAAAAGAGCATTTCCGATCAGATGGAAGGTGATCAGGCGACCGATTTTACCGGGGCCGGTCCGTTCACAATTACGCTCAAATACCCTTTGAGCGACATTGAACCGCCACTCAGCACGCTCACGATCCGTCGTCCGAGAGTTGCGGATCAGACAGCAGCCGCACGTTCAGCCAAGCAAACCGACCTGCAGGAAATCAATCTGTTCGCATCGCTTTGCGAGATCAGCGTAGATCTGATCGGTGAACTCGACATGGCCGACTATGCCCAGCTTCAGGATGCCTATGCGGCCATGACTCAGGGAAACGGCTAA
- a CDS encoding phage tail tape measure protein: MSSKLIKVGLLISGQLSPSVKQATDGAVTNQRRIGTAIEQVNDRLGQGREARRYGRLLNELKRKQQGLGNSSERLDRGIEEVQRRYNAARRAAGFYADEVDDVTRKTRALGDAQRRNHDAIGAGFDRTTVGRAVAMGGLAIAGTGLVSEGNREEEGLYLRTVINARDGDKDAAVRRSRTAAQAFARDSLADEAELIDIEYALNSASLEEDVARAGSRMVHKLSKITRGQSGQVGEIVATTFNNLGDQMTGSAEEKMTEIGNIYARTQFKYQIRDFGQLGASMEYASAASASARLDLVQTAAVIGQLNTAGLQGSRAGTAFSAVMRNMTKAADELGFTMRRGADGGLDLIGTLADLEASLDGLSVDERSDLLGTLFGEEGKVAIVPLLGKLEELRDGHAELADAAQSDLVNEEYARFLNSTNGMWRQGRQLIGQLVTAIGSDMMPVVSVVGRAIGGTLKGLTWAIENVPGLGLTIGVLTTFIIGAAFAMGTATTATWAWNAAMQVSTNRRMLAFYDALKGRIIGVTLAQRASTAAEVGGSLARARSGRVMAAWASTAGTGARQVGLLGRALRFAAIGVRAIGLALTANPIGIVVGLVALGAFAIYKAWRPIKAFFGGLWSEIGPPVMAFGSGITRIGQFLYRINPPLRLVMGGLRQIGAAVRWVGGLLSPMEGEFEGAANAGARFGRLLKGIFSWSPIGLVSRAWKNVAVFYGNLFGQIKSLAGEAVKAIGEKLAAPFRWVGNLWNRIRGVKSEAAGLGVAANDNDIASIGSAFAEAEGFDASGRPVEPSERLQPPAPAGPVSGPVTQNTYEGDRLEAHFHGVLDGEEAARRLEPFLDERSRRRAEAGLR; encoded by the coding sequence ATGAGCAGCAAGCTGATCAAAGTCGGGCTCCTCATCTCAGGACAGCTTTCGCCGTCCGTCAAGCAGGCCACAGACGGGGCTGTTACAAACCAGCGGCGTATCGGCACGGCGATCGAGCAGGTCAATGACCGGCTCGGACAAGGCCGCGAAGCGCGGCGCTACGGTCGCCTTCTCAATGAGCTGAAGCGAAAGCAGCAGGGTCTCGGCAATAGTTCTGAACGTCTGGACCGAGGTATTGAAGAGGTTCAACGGCGCTATAATGCGGCGCGCCGCGCGGCTGGTTTCTATGCCGACGAAGTTGATGACGTCACACGCAAGACACGCGCGCTGGGCGATGCGCAGCGGCGCAATCATGACGCGATCGGCGCTGGCTTTGATCGGACGACAGTTGGCAGGGCTGTGGCCATGGGCGGGCTTGCCATTGCCGGTACTGGCCTGGTTTCTGAAGGTAACCGGGAAGAAGAGGGACTTTACCTTCGCACCGTCATCAATGCGCGTGATGGCGACAAGGACGCCGCTGTCAGACGATCGAGAACCGCCGCTCAGGCCTTTGCGAGAGATAGCCTGGCCGATGAAGCCGAGTTGATCGATATCGAATATGCGCTCAACAGCGCCAGCCTGGAAGAGGATGTGGCGCGGGCTGGGTCGCGCATGGTCCACAAGCTGTCCAAGATTACACGCGGCCAGAGTGGTCAGGTCGGCGAGATTGTCGCGACGACCTTCAATAACCTCGGCGATCAGATGACGGGCTCGGCCGAAGAGAAGATGACCGAGATCGGCAACATCTATGCCCGCACCCAGTTCAAGTATCAGATCCGGGATTTTGGCCAGCTGGGCGCATCGATGGAATATGCATCGGCAGCCTCGGCCTCAGCCCGTCTTGATCTGGTTCAGACAGCCGCCGTCATCGGACAACTCAATACGGCTGGGCTGCAGGGATCACGGGCCGGTACTGCTTTTTCAGCTGTCATGCGCAACATGACAAAGGCGGCTGACGAGCTCGGCTTCACCATGCGGCGCGGGGCGGATGGTGGTCTGGATCTGATCGGCACGCTCGCTGATCTCGAGGCGTCGCTGGACGGGCTCAGTGTCGATGAGCGCTCCGATCTGCTGGGCACGCTGTTCGGCGAAGAAGGCAAGGTCGCCATCGTTCCGCTGCTCGGCAAGCTGGAGGAGCTTCGGGACGGACATGCCGAACTGGCTGACGCGGCACAGTCCGATCTGGTCAATGAAGAATATGCGCGCTTCCTGAACAGCACAAATGGCATGTGGCGTCAGGGTCGCCAGCTGATCGGTCAGCTGGTGACCGCAATCGGGTCTGACATGATGCCGGTCGTCAGCGTCGTCGGTCGTGCGATCGGCGGGACATTGAAAGGTCTGACCTGGGCGATCGAAAATGTGCCGGGACTGGGGCTCACAATCGGTGTGCTGACGACCTTCATCATCGGCGCGGCCTTCGCCATGGGCACTGCGACGACGGCGACATGGGCATGGAACGCCGCCATGCAGGTCTCGACCAACAGGCGCATGCTCGCCTTCTATGATGCGCTCAAGGGCCGGATAATCGGCGTCACCCTTGCACAGCGCGCATCGACGGCTGCGGAAGTTGGCGGAAGTCTGGCTCGCGCCAGATCCGGACGCGTGATGGCGGCATGGGCTTCGACGGCGGGCACAGGCGCACGCCAGGTCGGGTTGCTCGGCCGGGCTTTGCGCTTCGCGGCCATCGGTGTCCGTGCGATCGGTCTAGCCCTGACCGCTAATCCCATTGGTATCGTCGTCGGCCTGGTCGCGCTGGGGGCCTTTGCGATTTACAAGGCGTGGCGTCCGATCAAGGCTTTCTTTGGCGGTCTCTGGTCGGAAATCGGCCCGCCCGTGATGGCATTCGGATCCGGCATCACGCGCATTGGTCAGTTCCTGTACCGGATAAACCCACCCTTGCGCCTGGTCATGGGCGGCTTACGCCAAATCGGCGCTGCGGTCCGATGGGTCGGTGGGTTGCTAAGCCCGATGGAGGGCGAATTCGAAGGCGCGGCCAATGCGGGCGCGCGCTTTGGCCGTCTGCTGAAGGGCATCTTCAGCTGGTCGCCGATCGGGCTGGTGTCGCGTGCCTGGAAGAATGTGGCTGTTTTTTACGGCAATCTATTCGGGCAGATAAAATCGCTTGCGGGTGAGGCCGTCAAAGCGATCGGTGAGAAACTGGCCGCCCCGTTCCGCTGGGTCGGTAATCTGTGGAACCGGATCCGGGGTGTGAAGAGCGAAGCGGCCGGGCTTGGCGTCGCGGCTAACGACAATGATATAGCGTCGATCGGGTCTGCCTTTGCCGAGGCTGAAGGCTTCGATGCATCAGGCCGTCCGGTCGAACCATCCGAGCGCCTGCAGCCGCCCGCACCAGCCGGGCCTGTGTCCGGACCCGTCACACAGAACACATATGAAGGCGACCGGTTGGAGGCCCATTTTCATGGGGTGCTCGACGGTGAGGAAGCGGCTCGCCGCCTCGAGCCGTTTCTCGATGAACGGTCGCGCAGACGCGCCGAGGCAGGCCTGCGATGA
- a CDS encoding phage tail protein encodes MSETMLALGDFRFAIGTAAYQTLTRTRRYNWTEQGRVGRRPALQFLGRGSETIQLEGVIYPHFRGGLDQVARMDAIAGQGDPMLLVDGRGFNHGSWAVREISEVKSHIDESGIAFKQSFTVHLICYSGADEARGQ; translated from the coding sequence ATGAGCGAGACAATGCTGGCCCTAGGTGACTTCCGCTTTGCCATCGGCACAGCGGCTTATCAGACCCTGACGCGAACGCGCCGTTACAACTGGACGGAACAGGGTCGTGTCGGACGTCGGCCAGCCCTGCAGTTTCTGGGACGCGGGTCAGAAACCATCCAGCTCGAAGGGGTGATCTACCCGCATTTTCGCGGCGGTCTGGATCAGGTCGCGCGGATGGACGCCATAGCCGGTCAGGGTGATCCGATGCTGCTGGTTGATGGCCGAGGCTTCAATCATGGATCGTGGGCGGTCCGCGAAATTAGTGAAGTGAAAAGTCATATCGATGAATCCGGCATTGCCTTCAAGCAGTCCTTTACCGTGCATCTGATCTGCTACAGCGGCGCTGACGAGGCGCGCGGGCAATGA
- a CDS encoding tail protein X codes for MTYRTVEGDVLDRIVHDHYGQTVGRVEAVLDANPVLRDQPPILPAGLIISLPSFTPVVADSRVRLWS; via the coding sequence ATGACCTACCGAACTGTCGAAGGCGATGTGCTGGACCGGATCGTGCATGATCATTACGGCCAAACGGTTGGTCGGGTTGAAGCTGTGCTTGATGCCAATCCGGTGCTGCGCGATCAGCCGCCCATTCTGCCCGCTGGTCTCATCATCAGCCTGCCATCCTTCACGCCCGTCGTCGCGGATTCGCGGGTGAGGCTCTGGTCATGA